gtcccctttctccgcatccttgccaacacctgctgtttcttctgTTACTGAGTTtcgccgttctgacaggtgtgagctggTATCTCATCGTAggtttgatctgcatttccctgatggtgagtgatatGGGGCATCTTTTCGTGtctctgttggccacctggatgtcccccttagagaaatgtctgttcacatcttctgcccatgttttaattggactatctgtttttttttttttttttgctattgagttgtatgaattccttGTGTACTTTGGAAGTTCTCCCCTTAATACAGTTGCACTTGGCGAATACTTTCCCCCATTCCACAGTGGCGTTCAACACAATGTCAGCATTCCTTTGACAGTTCCCGATTCTGGTAGGAGATTGGCTCCACGCACTGCAGTGTCGACCAACAGTATGAATTATTACCTCTTTAAAAGACACACGAGGGCGTTTTTCAAAACACGAGCTGTTAAGGCTGTCACGTCGTTTTGACACGACAGCTTTTCAGGGAGCGCCGTGGAGACCGCGACCTTACGGTGACGATAAAACTATTTGCCGAGGACAGTTTGTCAGCATCAGGGAGAGACCATGAGCACGGGAGTTTGAGGGTTTTCCCTGATGCTTTGTTCTGGAAGGAAAAGCACCCTGAAGGAGCTGCTGCTGTGATCTGAGGGCTCAGGACCCGAAAGCTCGTCATCCCACCAGCCGCACCCCTGCCCGACTCGCCGTCCCTTCTGTATAGAGAGCAGCTGCGTCCACCTGTCATTCTGCTCTTTTACTTTGAGCATAGATGTTCAGATGGTTTCACTgacaatgttttacagttttctccagaaaaaggaaagatgtttTTACCTGAAAATCGcttcttttttaattctactCTTAAGATACCACATTTTTGGCCAATGCTTGCTTTTGACCAAAAAATAGCACTGGCGATGTGGGTGGAAAGGTAGCACCGGAGGCTCTGTGCccagggcagaggctgaggaggaggaggaggaggaggagggctctggTGCCCGTCCTGAAGCTCCTGCCGGAAACTTCCAGGGAGCCGACATCTGTGCTCTGTTTTGACAGGTTTCTGGGCTGAGCTCCTCTGAGGAAGATGAAGGCCCTTCTTCACGGGGGCGTCAGCCACCCTTGAGAAAGGTCCTGAAGCATAGCCGCCTGCAGGAAGCCTCCCCCAGCCTGCGCAGGAGGCCAGCGGGCCACGTCTCCTCCCACCCGGGAGACAGCCCTGAGGCTGGGTCCCCCCTGCCTGCACGCTTCTCCTGGAACCCCCCGGGCCCCCAAACGGGGCTCAGCTCCACAGCCGCCCTCCAGACCCCGCGGCTTTCTAACATCCGGGCCTCCAGGGCAGCCAGCGGGCAGCCAGGGCCCAACCCAGACCCGCAGCCTCCCAAGGAAGACCCGCCCGCACGGGCATCGGTCACCTGGCGGCGGCAGCAGAGAGCAGAGGCCCGGGGAGCAAGGAGCTGGTCTCCACCTGCGGGGTGGCCCGGGATCCCGGACACGGCCCAGAAGAGGAAGCGGGAACTGAAGAAGCCGGCAGCTGTGGTAGGACTGTCCCCGACCCAAACCTGTCCCTGGCTCAGTCCCTGACCCTGTCCCTGACCAGTCCCCGACCCCGTCTCCATCAGGGGTCTCGGTCCGTCGAGGTAGCTGCTGACCCTTCCATCATTGCTCAGGCCTTTCTGATGTCCTGGGCCTGTCCCACCTGCTCTGAGGGGTCGTGTGACCCCATGGGGAGCTCCTGCGCCCCCCAGTTCCCATCCGCTCCCCAAGCTCCTGAACGTGCTGTGAAGCTGCTTCCAGAAGGCTGTTTGCTCTTTCCTCTCGTCTCAGTGCAGACCCGGGGCCTCCCTCCATGCTCCCCTGGCCCCCAGGGCCTCTTTCCTGCTCTGAGCTCTGGTCCTGGTCCCTCAGCTGGTTCACTCTCTCCTGTGACGCCCTGCTGTTCTAGAAGGTTCTGAGAAGGGCACTGCTGGGGGACTTCCGCCTTGCCCCTCATGCGGGGCCACGGCCGACCCCAGCTGTCTAGGTCTGCTGCCCAGAGGTGGCACGTGTGCAGTGGACAGCCTGGCTGGCGGGCTGGGCGCCCTTGGGCCTGTTGGTTCCCTCTGGGAAATCTCCACCCCTCCCGCTGCGGCCCTGAGGCCCATGGCTCCGCTCCACCTGCTAGGACTCCGTGCAAGTCAGGTGGGGGGCAGCCTGGACAgcttctttccatctcttctttcttctctcacccATCATCTGCCCCTCGGAGGAGCGCTGGGTTCCGCTTTCCAAGGTCACCGCAGGATGACTCAGCTCTCCTGCTGATTCCTTTCGCTGGCCTTCCAGACCTCTCTGCTTGGCCTCACTTGCACTCCTGGGGCGTTGCTGGTGGGGAGATTTCCtgatgcccccaccccaccctctgcaGCCATGCCTGGTTGTAGTTGGGAGCCGGGCCTTGCAGAGCTGACCGGAGCGCCACCTGCATTCCCGGGTGGGGCCTGAGAGCAGGGCTGCCCCCGAGCCCCAAATATCTCCCTAGTGCCATGTCCCTACGGGCTAATGTTCCCACCTGCTGCCAGGAGAGGCCTGAGACGAGCTGGAACATTCTAGAGCTGATGAAGGGAAGGGGCCTGGGGGTCTCACTGTGCGGTGGAGCTCGTCCCAGAGGTGGGGCAGCCCCTGGGCCCGTGGGGCCCCTCATGCAGGCGCCGAGCTTCCAGCCACTCTGAcggctctgggctctgggaggGGTTCCCGTGCTTGCTGGCGGCC
The sequence above is a segment of the Ursus arctos isolate Adak ecotype North America unplaced genomic scaffold, UrsArc2.0 scaffold_3, whole genome shotgun sequence genome. Coding sequences within it:
- the CCDC201 gene encoding coiled-coil domain-containing protein 201; its protein translation is MAQVWAFTGPAAPTSGRPETHTGARGNPPGGDPQGSPRARSALRLRRHGATGAGRAQVRSVHLPGLRAAAPRVLLGASLGLSWVRCGLAKGQGGHHQEQEGNPGNACSICKRKSRGAGAQAFTSKDDVYAVSGLSSSEEDEGPSSRGRQPPLRKVLKHSRLQEASPSLRRRPAGHVSSHPGDSPEAGSPLPARFSWNPPGPQTGLSSTAALQTPRLSNIRASRAASGQPGPNPDPQPPKEDPPARASVTWRRQQRAEARGARSWSPPAGWPGIPDTAQKRKRELKKPAAVMERVRQWEIRLLQDIEEATQHELTIEDD